One region of Bosea sp. 29B genomic DNA includes:
- a CDS encoding mandelate racemase/muconate lactonizing enzyme family protein gives MAYPSDEVVITAVRAIAVRAPIETHVRTSFGIMRDRPAVFVEVEDSSGNRGLGEVWCNFPSVGAEHRARLVLETAGPLLQQLSPLPIGEVFARLMDKLHVLAIQSGEWGPLRQVCAGLDIACHDLAARRAGLPLYAYLDGQASGSVGAYASGIGPEAPAAVATRELAQGHECFKLKVGFGTETDTRSLDAIRGAIGERRLMIDANQGWALDQAIAHGKRFADYRLGWLEEPLRADRPLDEWLALHEAMPIAIAAGENMNAVAEFDAAIASGLFRFMQPDAAKWGGLSGCLAVARAARAAGLVYCPHYLGGGIGLLASAHLLAAAGGEGLLEIDSNPNPWRDKLIAGLMPLSGGKVTLSERPGIGLAGDLDDIVARAA, from the coding sequence ATGGCCTACCCGTCGGATGAGGTCGTCATCACCGCCGTCAGGGCGATCGCGGTGCGCGCGCCGATCGAGACGCATGTGCGGACCTCCTTCGGCATCATGCGCGATCGGCCGGCCGTCTTCGTTGAGGTCGAGGACTCCAGCGGCAATCGCGGTCTCGGCGAGGTCTGGTGCAACTTCCCTTCGGTCGGCGCCGAGCACCGGGCGCGCCTCGTGCTGGAGACGGCCGGGCCACTGCTGCAGCAGCTCTCGCCACTGCCGATCGGCGAGGTCTTCGCGCGGCTGATGGACAAGCTGCATGTCCTCGCCATCCAGTCCGGCGAATGGGGGCCGCTGCGGCAGGTCTGCGCCGGGCTCGACATCGCCTGCCATGACCTTGCGGCGCGGCGCGCTGGGCTGCCGCTCTATGCCTATCTCGATGGGCAGGCGTCGGGCTCGGTCGGCGCCTATGCGAGCGGTATCGGCCCGGAAGCGCCGGCCGCGGTAGCAACGCGCGAGCTCGCCCAAGGTCATGAATGCTTCAAGCTGAAGGTCGGGTTTGGTACGGAGACCGACACCCGCTCGCTCGACGCGATCCGCGGCGCGATCGGCGAACGCCGCCTGATGATCGACGCCAACCAGGGCTGGGCCCTCGACCAGGCGATCGCGCACGGGAAGCGCTTTGCCGATTACCGGCTGGGCTGGCTGGAGGAGCCCTTGCGGGCTGATCGCCCGCTCGATGAATGGCTCGCTCTGCACGAGGCGATGCCGATCGCGATCGCGGCCGGCGAGAACATGAACGCAGTCGCGGAATTCGACGCGGCGATCGCCTCGGGACTCTTCCGTTTCATGCAGCCGGACGCGGCGAAATGGGGCGGTCTCAGCGGCTGCCTGGCAGTGGCCAGGGCCGCGCGCGCGGCCGGTCTCGTCTACTGCCCGCATTATCTCGGCGGCGGCATCGGCCTGCTCGCCTCGGCCCATCTGCTGGCGGCGGCGGGCGGCGAAGGCCTGCTGGAGATCGACAGCAATCCCAACCCGTGGCGCGACAAGCTCATCGCCGGCCTGATGCCGCTCTCGGGCGGCAAGGTGACGCTGAGCGAACGGCCGGGCATCGGCCTTGCCGGCGATCTCGATGATATCGTCGCGCGCGCGGCGTAG
- a CDS encoding HpcH/HpaI aldolase/citrate lyase family protein codes for MTASDSHATRPNPFREAMRQGRPLVGIWSMLNSVDATEALGWSGYDWLLVDGEHAPVSLHDAMAHCRAIAATPTVPIVRLLWNDPLLIKQHLDAGIATLMLPFVQTPEEAARAVQSLRYPPHGIRGIAAMHRASRYTRFKDYAAQASQSLFLIVQIETKEALERCEEIAAVDGVDAVFFGPGDLAASMGMPGRAAHPDVTAAIEDGLRRCRPLGKAVGALAPNDEISERHIRSGFDFVSVANDFSLLLRNADAAATRFRGVADGVTTKKG; via the coding sequence ATGACCGCCAGCGACAGCCACGCCACCCGGCCCAACCCGTTCCGCGAGGCAATGCGCCAGGGCCGCCCGCTCGTCGGCATCTGGTCGATGCTGAACAGCGTCGATGCCACGGAAGCGCTCGGCTGGTCGGGCTATGACTGGCTGCTCGTCGACGGCGAGCACGCGCCGGTCTCGCTGCATGACGCGATGGCGCATTGCCGCGCCATCGCCGCGACGCCGACCGTCCCGATCGTGCGGCTGCTCTGGAACGATCCGCTGCTGATCAAGCAGCATCTCGACGCCGGCATCGCCACGCTGATGCTGCCCTTCGTGCAGACGCCGGAGGAGGCCGCCCGCGCCGTCCAGTCGCTGCGCTATCCGCCGCACGGCATCCGCGGCATCGCAGCGATGCACCGGGCCAGCCGTTACACGCGCTTCAAGGACTATGCGGCGCAGGCGAGCCAGTCGCTCTTCCTGATCGTCCAGATCGAGACCAAGGAAGCGCTCGAGCGCTGCGAGGAGATCGCCGCGGTGGACGGGGTCGATGCCGTCTTCTTCGGACCGGGCGATCTCGCCGCCAGCATGGGCATGCCCGGGCGGGCCGCCCATCCCGACGTCACTGCCGCGATCGAGGACGGGCTCCGGCGCTGCCGGCCTCTCGGCAAGGCGGTCGGCGCACTCGCGCCCAATGACGAGATCTCCGAGCGCCATATCCGCTCCGGCTTCGACTTCGTCTCGGTCGCCAACGACTTCTCGCTGCTCCTGCGCAATGCCGATGCGGCCGCGACGCGCTTCCGCGGCGTCGCCGACGGTGTCACGACCAAGAAGGGGTGA
- a CDS encoding Gfo/Idh/MocA family oxidoreductase, translating into MVMRVGLAGFGAWGRMHARVYAQLPGAELAVIFCHGDVTAQAAASAYPEAVVVRSFEDLIALPLDVIAIAVPNHLHARHAVAALRAGKHVILEKPLGVTLAECDAVLAAARESGREVAVNHELRVSQQWRQVREIIAGGEIGRVTHQHLSLFRRPFRPGSGGWRQDAGRVGSYSLEELVHFVDLVMWYARENGLPDRVTARSSDGSAMPQTLSALLDWQDGSSAVVTQCLAGFQHHSLLEIAGSTGAIRTSWSGAFDRAEHPSFSLWVQAAGESDASERAIAFSGELFELEQNLASALASFAGEGEPSLSLIEARNAVALCLAIQEAGQAVRPVSLADHWTA; encoded by the coding sequence ATGGTGATGCGGGTTGGGCTCGCAGGGTTCGGCGCCTGGGGGCGCATGCATGCGCGGGTCTATGCGCAGCTTCCGGGCGCCGAGCTCGCGGTGATCTTCTGCCATGGCGATGTGACGGCGCAGGCTGCCGCATCCGCTTATCCTGAAGCCGTGGTCGTCCGCAGCTTCGAGGACCTGATCGCCCTGCCGCTCGATGTCATCGCGATCGCCGTGCCGAACCATCTGCATGCGCGCCACGCCGTCGCCGCCCTGAGGGCGGGCAAGCACGTCATCCTGGAAAAGCCGCTCGGCGTCACGCTGGCCGAATGCGACGCGGTGCTCGCCGCGGCCCGGGAGAGCGGCCGCGAGGTCGCGGTCAATCATGAATTGCGGGTGTCGCAGCAATGGCGGCAGGTGCGCGAGATCATCGCCGGTGGCGAGATCGGGCGCGTGACCCACCAGCATCTCTCGCTCTTCCGCCGCCCCTTCCGGCCTGGCTCTGGCGGCTGGCGCCAGGATGCGGGGCGCGTCGGCTCCTACAGCCTGGAGGAGCTGGTCCACTTCGTCGATCTCGTGATGTGGTACGCAAGGGAGAACGGCCTGCCCGATCGGGTCACTGCACGGTCCAGCGACGGCTCGGCGATGCCGCAGACGCTCTCGGCCCTGCTCGACTGGCAAGATGGCTCGAGCGCCGTGGTGACGCAGTGCCTTGCCGGCTTCCAGCACCATTCCCTGCTCGAGATCGCCGGTAGCACCGGCGCGATCCGCACCAGCTGGAGCGGCGCCTTCGACCGCGCCGAGCATCCGAGCTTCTCGCTCTGGGTCCAGGCGGCCGGCGAGAGCGATGCCAGCGAACGCGCGATCGCCTTCTCGGGGGAGCTGTTCGAGCTCGAACAGAACCTTGCTTCGGCACTCGCCTCCTTCGCTGGCGAAGGCGAGCCATCGCTTAGCCTGATCGAAGCGCGCAACGCCGTGGCACTCTGCCTTGCCATCCAGGAAGCCGGGCAAGCGGTGAGACCTGTCTCGCTCGCCGATCACTGGACCGCCTGA
- a CDS encoding MFS transporter: MTTATTRTASSVPLIRWFISSATLTVPQAAGPVAFALVALALTGDTSGGAGMILAMTLAQVAGAIPITRAGRGLPPAIFLRLLILFRSLALGAVALLAHYAAPFIWLVVFSALAGAVNGAAFGYLRTILNQLTPPTKLPRALGIAATLNEVTFVLAPVAASGLGTMSPVFAVLVIAALGAIPALLVPTVTSTPTEEVHRANASVISPAILLWLICAAAGSSTVAALEIGAVALALHFGYAPALAILFTVPLCIASVAGGIWVSVRNRMGSRRAVLIQLMIMTAGAILAAVQISMAATVLGAVLVGAVLAPLGTHYSLALDSLAPPEKRPEVFALLRTANATGIILASAVMTAVSLATALIVVSSLMVAVVIVVAIASRRHSRA, translated from the coding sequence ATGACGACTGCCACGACCAGGACGGCAAGCTCAGTACCGCTGATTCGCTGGTTCATCTCCTCCGCGACCCTGACCGTTCCGCAAGCAGCCGGGCCGGTCGCGTTTGCACTGGTCGCCCTGGCGCTGACGGGAGACACCAGCGGCGGGGCGGGGATGATCCTGGCGATGACGCTGGCCCAGGTCGCCGGTGCAATCCCGATCACCCGGGCAGGGCGAGGCCTGCCGCCGGCGATCTTCCTGCGGCTGCTGATACTGTTCCGCTCGCTGGCCCTCGGCGCGGTCGCCTTGTTGGCGCACTACGCGGCTCCCTTCATCTGGCTGGTCGTATTCTCGGCGCTGGCAGGGGCGGTGAACGGCGCGGCGTTCGGATATCTTCGGACCATCCTCAACCAGCTCACGCCTCCAACGAAGCTGCCGAGGGCGCTCGGCATCGCGGCCACGCTCAACGAGGTGACGTTCGTCCTAGCTCCCGTGGCGGCTTCCGGATTGGGCACCATGTCCCCCGTATTCGCCGTTCTGGTTATCGCAGCCCTTGGCGCAATCCCGGCCCTGCTCGTTCCGACCGTGACGTCGACGCCCACGGAAGAGGTCCATCGGGCCAACGCCTCGGTCATCAGCCCGGCGATCCTGCTCTGGCTGATCTGCGCGGCGGCAGGCAGCTCCACCGTGGCGGCCCTGGAGATCGGCGCCGTCGCCCTGGCGCTGCATTTCGGCTACGCCCCCGCCCTGGCAATCCTTTTCACCGTCCCGCTCTGCATCGCCTCGGTGGCCGGCGGCATCTGGGTCAGCGTCCGCAACCGCATGGGAAGCCGCCGCGCAGTCCTGATCCAGCTGATGATCATGACAGCCGGAGCCATCCTCGCCGCGGTCCAGATCTCGATGGCTGCGACAGTCCTTGGCGCCGTGTTGGTCGGAGCGGTGCTTGCTCCGTTGGGAACCCACTATTCGCTTGCCCTCGATTCCCTCGCACCTCCCGAAAAGCGGCCCGAAGTCTTCGCATTGCTGCGCACCGCGAATGCGACCGGGATCATCCTCGCCAGCGCGGTCATGACCGCCGTCTCGCTGGCAACGGCCCTGATCGTGGTGAGCTCTCTGATGGTCGCCGTCGTGATCGTCGTCGCCATCGCCTCGCGCCGGCACAGTCGCGCCTGA
- a CDS encoding TetR/AcrR family transcriptional regulator: MTKPSPMRGEIIAAAAEIIVRKGYGACTMRAVAALVDMKAGSLYYHFKSKDEIVEEILNQGIETLHARVAEAIRNLPIDAPFAGRLSAAVGVHVSSLVGKDQRYMHVYEHLPPVIKRRSRKMRETYAQLWHDLFADGVASGEVDAGIDLQLLVPYFLGGLNRVPEWMRAGGASNDRVAALAITTLLDGIRAGR, encoded by the coding sequence GTGACGAAGCCAAGCCCGATGCGCGGCGAGATCATCGCTGCCGCCGCCGAGATCATCGTGCGCAAAGGCTACGGTGCCTGCACGATGCGGGCGGTGGCCGCGCTGGTCGATATGAAGGCCGGCAGCCTCTACTACCACTTCAAATCGAAGGACGAGATCGTCGAGGAGATCCTCAACCAGGGCATCGAAACGCTCCATGCCCGCGTGGCGGAGGCGATCCGCAACCTGCCGATCGACGCGCCGTTCGCGGGCCGGCTCTCTGCGGCGGTCGGGGTGCATGTTTCGAGCCTGGTCGGCAAGGACCAGAGATATATGCACGTCTACGAGCACCTGCCGCCGGTCATCAAACGGCGCAGCCGCAAGATGCGCGAGACCTATGCTCAGCTCTGGCACGATCTCTTCGCCGACGGCGTCGCCAGCGGAGAGGTCGATGCCGGCATCGATCTGCAGCTGCTGGTGCCGTATTTCCTCGGCGGGCTGAACCGCGTGCCGGAATGGATGCGCGCTGGCGGCGCCAGCAACGACCGGGTCGCGGCGCTGGCCATCACGACCCTGCTCGACGGAATCAGGGCTGGGCGCTAG
- the ureC gene encoding urease subunit alpha: MVRITRENYASLYGPTKGDRIRLADTELVIEVEADHTVYGEEVTFGGGKVIRDGMGQSQRNAAEVPDLVITNAVILDHWGIVKADVGIKDGRIAAIGKAGNPDIQPGVDIVIGPGTDVVAGEGKILTAGGVDAHIHFICPQQAEMALASGTTTLVGGGTGPSVGTLATTVTPGPWYIHRMLEAIEALPVNVGLLGKGNASLPEPLREQVRAGVIGLKLHEDWGTTPAAIDNCLSVADEMDVQVGLHSDTLNESGFVADTFAATKGRAIHSFHTEGAGGGHAPDIITAAGQENILPSSTNPTRPYTVNTIDEHLDMLMVCHHLSPRIPEDVAFAESRIRKETIAAEDILHDLGAFSMMSSDSQAMGRVGETILRCWQTAHKMKVQRGPLPEDNARNDNFRCKRYVAKYTINPAITHGFAHEVGSIEIGKRADLVLWKPGFFGVKPSLVLVGGMIATAPMGDPNASISTPQPVHYRPMFGVLGRARGKTGVTFVSQAALDDGIGDKLGLQKQLVAVKGTRGVRKKDMIHNGLTPKIEVDPQNYQVRVDGELITCEPATSLPMTQRYFLF; the protein is encoded by the coding sequence ATGGTGCGCATCACCCGCGAGAACTATGCCTCGCTCTACGGTCCGACCAAGGGCGACCGCATCCGCCTCGCCGATACCGAGCTCGTGATCGAGGTCGAGGCTGACCACACCGTCTATGGCGAGGAGGTCACCTTCGGTGGCGGCAAGGTCATCCGCGACGGTATGGGCCAGAGCCAGCGCAATGCCGCGGAGGTGCCCGACCTCGTCATCACCAATGCGGTGATCCTCGACCATTGGGGCATCGTGAAGGCCGATGTCGGCATCAAGGACGGGCGCATCGCCGCGATCGGCAAGGCCGGCAATCCCGATATCCAGCCGGGCGTCGATATCGTCATCGGTCCCGGCACCGACGTGGTTGCCGGCGAGGGCAAGATCCTGACTGCCGGCGGCGTCGACGCCCATATCCATTTCATCTGTCCGCAGCAGGCGGAGATGGCGCTCGCCAGCGGCACGACCACGCTGGTCGGCGGCGGCACGGGCCCCTCCGTGGGTACGCTCGCGACCACCGTCACGCCCGGCCCCTGGTACATTCATCGCATGCTTGAGGCGATCGAGGCGTTGCCGGTCAATGTCGGCCTGCTCGGCAAGGGCAATGCGAGCCTGCCCGAGCCGCTGCGCGAGCAGGTCCGGGCCGGTGTCATCGGCCTCAAACTGCATGAAGACTGGGGCACGACTCCGGCGGCGATCGACAATTGTCTGTCCGTCGCTGACGAGATGGACGTTCAGGTCGGGCTGCATTCCGACACGCTGAACGAGAGCGGTTTCGTCGCCGACACCTTTGCGGCGACGAAAGGCCGCGCGATCCACTCCTTCCATACGGAAGGAGCCGGCGGCGGTCATGCGCCGGACATCATCACGGCGGCCGGTCAGGAGAACATTCTGCCCTCCTCGACCAATCCGACCCGCCCCTACACCGTCAACACCATCGACGAGCATCTGGACATGCTGATGGTGTGCCATCATCTCAGCCCGCGGATTCCGGAGGACGTGGCCTTCGCCGAATCGCGAATCCGCAAGGAGACGATCGCAGCCGAGGACATCCTCCACGATCTCGGCGCCTTCTCGATGATGTCGTCGGATTCGCAGGCGATGGGTCGCGTTGGGGAGACGATCCTGCGCTGCTGGCAGACGGCCCACAAGATGAAGGTCCAGCGCGGGCCGCTGCCCGAAGACAACGCGCGCAACGACAATTTCCGCTGCAAGCGCTATGTCGCCAAATACACGATCAACCCGGCGATCACCCATGGCTTTGCCCATGAGGTCGGCTCGATCGAGATCGGCAAGCGTGCCGACCTCGTGCTCTGGAAACCGGGCTTCTTCGGCGTCAAGCCGTCGCTCGTGCTGGTCGGCGGGATGATCGCCACCGCCCCGATGGGCGATCCGAACGCCTCGATCTCGACGCCGCAGCCGGTCCATTACCGGCCTATGTTCGGCGTGCTCGGGCGCGCCCGAGGCAAGACCGGGGTCACCTTCGTCTCGCAGGCGGCGCTCGATGACGGGATCGGCGACAAGCTCGGCCTGCAGAAGCAGCTGGTGGCGGTGAAGGGCACGCGTGGCGTCCGCAAGAAGGACATGATCCACAACGGGCTGACGCCGAAGATCGAGGTCGATCCGCAGAATTATCAGGTGCGCGTCGACGGTGAGCTGATCACCTGCGAGCCCGCGACCTCGCTGCCGATGACACAGCGCTACTTCCTGTTCTGA
- a CDS encoding urease subunit beta, with protein MIPGEFFIEDGTIELNVGRERRSIEVANSGDRPIQVGSHYHFYETNAALHFERETARGFRLDIPAGTAVRFEPGQSRTVALVALDGDRVVYGFNARVMGRLEA; from the coding sequence ATGATCCCGGGCGAGTTCTTCATCGAGGACGGTACGATCGAGCTCAATGTCGGCCGTGAGCGGCGGTCGATCGAGGTCGCCAATTCCGGTGACCGGCCGATCCAGGTTGGTTCGCACTACCACTTCTACGAGACCAACGCGGCGCTGCATTTCGAGCGTGAGACGGCGAGGGGCTTCCGGCTCGACATTCCGGCGGGGACAGCCGTCCGCTTCGAGCCGGGACAATCGCGCACGGTCGCGCTGGTCGCGCTGGACGGCGACAGGGTGGTCTACGGTTTCAACGCCAGGGTCATGGGCAGACTGGAGGCCTGA
- the ureA gene encoding urease subunit gamma, which yields MELLPREKDKLLLFTAALLAERRKARGVKLNYPEAVAYISAAILEGARDGRTVAELMSYGATLLTREDVMEGIPEMIHDVQVEATFPDGTKLVTVHNPIP from the coding sequence ATGGAGCTGCTTCCGCGCGAGAAGGACAAGCTTCTGCTCTTTACCGCGGCGCTGCTGGCGGAACGGCGCAAGGCACGAGGCGTCAAGCTGAACTATCCTGAGGCTGTCGCCTATATTTCGGCGGCGATCCTGGAAGGCGCGCGCGACGGGCGTACCGTGGCCGAGCTGATGTCCTACGGCGCGACGCTGCTGACGCGCGAGGACGTCATGGAAGGCATCCCGGAGATGATCCACGACGTGCAGGTCGAAGCCACCTTCCCGGACGGAACCAAGCTGGTCACCGTCCACAACCCGATTCCGTGA
- a CDS encoding urease accessory protein UreD — protein sequence MNAVVPTRSSEPARSTEASPARAQYAAQPSAWPAELELWFALNAGKTRLVRRRHFGPLVVQRPFHPEKDGTCHVYLLHPPGGVAGGDRLDLRFHLDAGARALLTTPGATKFYRSEHSASMQSADIAVGAGAVCEYLPQETIVFDGADARLETKVSLAPDATYVGWDFLCLGRPAAGERFETGRLSQRIEIVRNGRPIWLERLELRGGSPLLEAAFALASQPSWGTMVYAGNVADDAAEQVRAAIGDAGDGVFSVSQLEETVVCRYLGPRVGDGKALFMRAWNVLRSLGQGKVADIPRIWAT from the coding sequence ATGAACGCAGTTGTGCCTACTCGCTCCTCCGAACCGGCCCGCTCGACCGAAGCTTCGCCGGCTCGCGCCCAGTATGCGGCGCAGCCGAGCGCGTGGCCTGCCGAGCTCGAATTGTGGTTCGCGCTGAATGCCGGCAAGACCCGCCTCGTCCGCCGCCGTCATTTCGGCCCGCTCGTCGTGCAGCGGCCGTTCCATCCGGAAAAGGACGGGACCTGCCATGTCTACCTGCTGCACCCGCCGGGCGGGGTCGCGGGTGGCGACCGGCTCGATCTGCGCTTCCATCTCGACGCCGGAGCGCGCGCGCTGCTGACGACACCCGGCGCGACGAAATTCTATCGCAGCGAACACAGCGCAAGCATGCAATCGGCCGATATCGCGGTCGGGGCCGGCGCTGTCTGCGAGTACCTGCCGCAGGAAACCATCGTCTTCGACGGAGCCGATGCGCGGCTCGAGACCAAGGTGTCACTGGCGCCTGACGCCACCTATGTCGGCTGGGACTTCCTGTGCCTCGGGCGTCCGGCAGCCGGCGAGCGCTTCGAGACGGGGCGCCTCAGCCAGCGCATCGAGATCGTGCGGAATGGCAGGCCGATCTGGCTCGAGCGCCTGGAGCTGCGGGGCGGCTCGCCCCTGCTGGAGGCCGCTTTCGCCCTGGCCAGCCAGCCGAGCTGGGGAACGATGGTCTATGCCGGCAACGTCGCCGACGATGCGGCGGAGCAGGTGCGGGCCGCGATCGGCGATGCCGGCGACGGCGTTTTCTCGGTCAGCCAGCTCGAGGAGACCGTGGTCTGCCGCTATCTCGGGCCGCGGGTCGGGGACGGCAAGGCCTTGTTCATGCGGGCATGGAACGTGCTTCGGAGCCTGGGGCAGGGCAAGGTGGCCGATATTCCGCGCATCTGGGCCACCTGA
- a CDS encoding urease accessory protein UreE: MLKAIAVRRAGDAATPHEPVLGRAVLEHDARHLRRRMLETIDGGKVLVDLPETVVLSAGDAFAIEGGGVVEIAAADEPLYAIRARDPLHLAELAWHIGNRHLAAAIATNRILILRDHVIKAMLEGLGAEVEDIVAPFDPVRGAYSGHGHSHTHGHEHDHDHSHSHAQTHSHDHGHHDHGHAHSHHHGHSHGDGKHDHHHG, translated from the coding sequence ATGTTGAAAGCGATAGCCGTCCGACGCGCGGGTGATGCGGCCACGCCGCATGAGCCTGTGCTCGGCCGCGCAGTTCTCGAGCACGACGCGCGGCATCTGCGCCGGCGCATGCTCGAAACCATCGATGGCGGCAAGGTTCTGGTCGATCTGCCCGAAACCGTGGTGCTGTCCGCTGGCGACGCCTTTGCGATCGAGGGCGGCGGCGTGGTCGAGATCGCCGCCGCCGACGAGCCGCTCTATGCGATCCGGGCCCGTGATCCGCTGCATCTTGCCGAACTCGCCTGGCACATCGGCAACCGTCATCTCGCCGCGGCGATCGCGACGAACCGCATCCTGATCCTGCGCGACCACGTCATCAAAGCCATGCTCGAAGGATTAGGCGCTGAGGTCGAGGACATCGTCGCGCCCTTCGACCCGGTGCGCGGCGCCTATTCCGGCCATGGCCACAGCCACACGCATGGCCATGAACACGACCACGATCATAGCCACAGCCATGCCCAAACGCATTCGCATGACCACGGGCACCATGATCACGGCCACGCGCATTCCCACCACCATGGCCATTCCCATGGCGACGGGAAGCACGACCACCATCACGGCTGA
- the ureG gene encoding urease accessory protein UreG, whose translation MISKNGPLRVGIGGPVGSGKTMLTEKLCKAMRDDYSIAVVTNDIYTKEDAMVLVRRQALPEERIVGVETGGCPHTAIREDASINLQAIAEINRRIPDLDIVFIESGGDNLAATFSPDLADLTLYVISVCQGEDIPRKGGPGITRSDFLVINKSDLAPYVNADLDVMQTDAARMRGKRPFGFTDLSRGKGLDTIVDFIVAHGGLRAQRATEASPAEA comes from the coding sequence ATGATCTCGAAGAACGGCCCCCTCCGCGTCGGCATTGGCGGCCCCGTCGGCTCGGGCAAGACAATGCTCACGGAGAAATTGTGCAAGGCGATGCGGGACGACTACTCCATCGCCGTCGTCACCAACGACATCTACACCAAGGAAGACGCCATGGTCCTGGTGCGCCGGCAGGCGCTGCCCGAGGAGCGTATCGTCGGCGTCGAGACCGGCGGCTGTCCGCATACGGCGATCCGTGAGGACGCCTCGATCAACCTGCAGGCCATCGCCGAGATCAACCGGCGGATCCCGGACCTCGACATCGTCTTCATCGAATCCGGCGGCGACAACCTGGCGGCGACCTTCTCGCCTGACCTCGCCGACCTGACGCTCTATGTCATCTCCGTGTGCCAGGGCGAGGATATCCCCCGCAAGGGCGGGCCGGGCATCACCCGCTCCGACTTCCTCGTCATCAACAAGAGCGACCTCGCCCCTTATGTGAACGCCGATCTCGACGTGATGCAGACGGATGCGGCACGGATGCGCGGAAAGCGCCCCTTCGGCTTCACCGATCTCTCGCGCGGCAAGGGCCTCGACACGATCGTCGATTTCATCGTCGCGCATGGCGGCTTGCGGGCGCAGCGCGCCACCGAGGCCAGCCCGGCCGAGGCCTGA
- a CDS encoding urease accessory UreF family protein: MDGAPTSDGDRGSLPLHLLRLVSQSLPVGGFSYSRGLEAAVHAGWVADEASARDWILGTLRANVAQLDGALFWRMAMALEEGDQERFLMANAWLAAGRESREFQREDRRQGEALLRLLADLDLPAARHHAGDALTYAAAFALAGQHWRIAPQAALKGFLWVYVEGQVTAAIKLVPLGHTAGQRLLIEAATAIDEAAARARSLRDDEIGNLAPALAMASAWHETQYSRLFQS; this comes from the coding sequence ATGGACGGCGCTCCGACCTCCGACGGCGATCGAGGTTCGCTCCCGCTGCATCTGCTGCGCCTGGTCAGCCAAAGCCTGCCGGTCGGGGGCTTCTCCTATTCGCGCGGGCTCGAAGCGGCCGTGCACGCCGGCTGGGTCGCCGACGAGGCGAGCGCGCGCGACTGGATCCTCGGCACGCTGAGGGCCAATGTCGCGCAACTGGACGGCGCGCTGTTCTGGCGCATGGCGATGGCGCTGGAGGAAGGCGACCAGGAGCGCTTCCTGATGGCCAATGCCTGGCTTGCAGCCGGGCGCGAAAGCCGGGAATTCCAGCGCGAGGACAGGCGGCAGGGCGAGGCGCTGCTGCGGCTGCTCGCCGATCTCGACCTCCCCGCCGCCCGGCATCATGCCGGCGACGCCCTGACCTACGCCGCCGCCTTCGCCCTCGCCGGCCAGCATTGGCGTATCGCCCCGCAAGCAGCTCTCAAGGGGTTCCTGTGGGTCTATGTCGAGGGACAGGTGACGGCCGCGATCAAGCTGGTGCCGCTCGGGCATACCGCCGGCCAGCGTCTGCTCATCGAAGCCGCCACCGCGATCGACGAGGCTGCCGCCCGGGCCCGCTCGCTCCGCGACGACGAGATCGGCAATCTCGCCCCCGCTCTGGCAATGGCGAGCGCCTGGCACGAGACGCAGTACAGCCGCCTGTTCCAGTCCTGA